A region of the Streptomyces sp. NBC_00442 genome:
GTTGGCTCGGGTGCATGCCTGACAGCGGCAAGGGCGGCGGGTTCGCGTGCCCTTGTAGCGCCGGTAACTCCCGTGCGGCGGGAGGGGCTTGCTGGCGGTGGTCACTGCTGGTCTCCCGTCGGGTAGAGGGGCTGGATGCTGTCGGCGTAGGCGTCGAGGCGCTGGTCGAGTTCGGCGGCCGCACGGGCTGCCGCATCGACGGGGTCGGGCGCCGGGGCTGGCGGTTCACTGCGGCGCTGCCCTCGGCTCCTGATCCGGCGGCCGGCCCGGATGGCGAGGCGGGCGGTGGCGGTGAGGAGCGTGAGGTAGGCGACGGCCAGGTACACGGCGAGGGCGCGGGCGGCGTAGATCGCGAAGGTGGTCATGCTGCCCTCCCGGCTCGTGCAGCTGCTGTGCCGCGCCAGGTGCGCACTCCGCTGTGGTGGGCGGTGGGCCGGTCGGAGCAGGCCCAGCCGGCGGTGCGGACGTAACCCTCGTCTTTGAGGAGCGTCATCAACCTGCCCCAGTGATGCGCGGGGTCGGGCGGGTCCGCCAGGTCACGGTTCTTGGCGACCTCGTAGCAGGTGAACGTCCGTCCAGCAGCGGCGACTTCGAGGAACACCGGCCACACTTCGGCGAGCCAGGTCTCGTAGTCCTCGGCCTTCCGCTGGCTGGCGGTCTTGGTCGCCGCCGGAACGGTTCCGTCGAGCGCGGGTTGAATGAGCGTCGTCATGCCTCGATTGCTACGGCACGACTCCGACACGTCTTTGGTTTCACGATCTTGCATGTGGTGTTCCTCCAGTTCAGACGGCTTGCCGACTGGAACGGACGATGTTTCACGGAGGCTCAGAGCGTGGTTTCCTAGTGGCGAGCCGGCCGCATTGCCCGCGGCCGGCTCAGGCGCATGCGGGCTACTACTCGGGGTTCTCGCGCAGTTCGGTGGCCTCGGGGGCCGGGGCGGCACTCAGCCAGGCGAGGAGCGGCGCAGCGATGTCGCGGGCTCCGTTGGGCCGCTCGATGACCTTGCGGCTGAGGCCGGGGCAGCGGGACTTGAGGACTTCGAGCCGGTTGTCGAGGTCCATGGAGACCGCGATGTCGAACTCGTACTCGATGCCTTTGCGCTGCTCAGGGCGGGTCCCGACGCGCCTCGGGGACTTGCCAGGCTCCAGCACCCACTCGGTGTAGGAGCGCATCGAGGCGACGACGTGGCCGGGGTAGGCGAGGATCGCGGCGACCATGTCGTTCTGGAGCGGCGTCCCGTCCTTCCAGCCGGCGAACTTGTTGCCGCCGTACTTGCTGCTGGCCTTGTCGACCTGGTCGAGGGTGCCTTCGGCTCCGGTCCAGAAGTGGCTGAGGCTGTCGACGAACACGGTCGGGTATCCGGCCTGGGCTGCGGCGTCCAGGACGCGGATCAGGTCGCGGGGGTTGTAGGTGTCCATCGGGCAGCTGTCGAACTGGATGCCGCCGATGCCCGCGTAGAGGCTGGCCGCGCCCTTCTCGGTGTCGATGACCGCGAAGGGCTTGCCCTCGGACAGGCCGTGGGCGATGCCGAGGCCGGTCCACGTCTTGCCGGAGCCGGAGACGCCCTGAATGGACAGGCGGGCTTTGCGTCCGGCCTTGGTGGCTGGCCGGAAGGCGAAGCCGTTGTCGCCACCGGCGGCCGGGTTCTGGCGGCCGGCGCGCACGGGCGGGGGAAGCTGGTTCACGGACTGCTCCTAGCTGTTGTACTGGCGCTCGACCCAGGCGGGGAGCGGGATGAGGGCGGTGGTCGGGAAGTAGCCGGGCCAGTGGCCGGTGGCGCGGCCGTGGGCGTAGTGGTAGAGGGCCTTCTCGTTGAGGCGCCGGCCGATGTCCATGGCGGTCACGTCGAGTTCGGCGACGGTCACCAGGTAGGGCGGCTGTTTCTCCTGGAAGATGAAGACGAACCGGGCCTCGGGGCCGACGAGTTCGAGCTCCCAGGCGCCCGTGCGGTACCAGTCCGCTTGTTGGTGGTAAGCCCACTTGTGGACGGTCTTGGAGATCTCTTCGGGGTCCACGCTGGTGGTCGTCTTGTAGTCGACGATCTCGTTGGCACGCAGCCAGTCGGGCCGTGCTCGGCGCCAGATCCCGTCGGCTTCCCAGAACATCGACTGTTCGGCAACACCGGACCCGGGTTCCAGCAGGGCCGCTGCCTCGGGGTGCTGGCGCAGCGCCTCGGCCATGGCCTTCACGCCGTCGAGCTCGGCTCGCTTCAGCGGCACTGCGCCAGCGGCACGGACTTCGGCAATCTCAGTCTTCGCGGCCTTGCTATCCCACCGGTCGTAGTCGACCAGCACCAGCTCGGGCCCGTCGCCAAGGACGAGCTTGTGGGCGGCGGTGCCGACGTCGAAGGCCTTCTTCGGCGGCTGCGGGTTGTCGAGGTTCCACTTGAACCGGGCCGGGCAGTCGGCGAGTTGGCGGGCGCCGGTCGAGGAGAGGCTGCCGCCGGGAATCGGATCCGAGTGGTAGAGGTCGGCGGGGATGTCGTACAGGCCGGGGATGATCTCGGCCGTCTCCGTCGCGGCGGTCACAGGGCGCGCTTCTTGGTGCAGGGCTCGCAGACGTAGCCCTCGACGCGCTCGGCGAACGGCCCGTCGGTGTCGCCGCAGTCCGCGCAGTGCGGCTGCGTCGCGGCGGCGAGGAGCTTCGACAGCCCCTCCTCGTCGTAGCGGGCCATGTGGAGCGCTGCCGACAGCGCCGGGTACGCGCCGCGCAGAGTCGCCCTGTTGATGACGTCGGCGCTCTCGATGGCCGCCATGAGGTGCTGGGTGAAGGTGCCGGGCTGCTGGCCGCCGACTCGGCCGTAGTGCCACAGGACGTGGCGTGCGGCCTCGGGCGGGATGGTGATGTTCTCGGTGCTCATGGTGCGGGCCTTTCGGGTGTGGGATGCCGGGCTCCCGCGCCCGGTTGGGGGGTGTTGGGCGCGGGAGCCGCGGCTGGCAGCCGGAGCGAGGGGGAGGCTCGACAGCTGCCGGTATGGGTGGTGGTGGGGTCCGCGCCACTGGCCGATGTCATCCGGAGGCGCGGACCGGTCTAGGCGGCGCCGAACTGAAGGACTCCCTGCGCGAACCGCGGCTTGGCGAGGTCGTGGTAGTCGGAGTTGAGGTCGATGCCGATGTACTTCCGGCCGAGCCCCACGGCCGCTACGCCGGTGGTGCCGGCGCCGGAAAACGGATCCAGCACAGTCCCGCCGGTCTTGCAGCCGGCCTTGATGCAGCGGGTCGCCAGTTCGAGGGGCATGACGGCGAAGTGGGCTTCGCGGAGGCGTGCCGGTGCGATGGCCCAGACGTCTCCGGGGTTGGCGCCGTTCGGGTGGGCGGCGAGACTCGGGATGGTTTCTCCGGCTCTGTCGCCGCTCGCCCCGTGACGGCCGCTGGCGCCTGCGGCCTTGCGTTCTTGCCATGTGGCGCCGGGCCGGGACTGCGGGGCTTCGCGCACCGCGTCCAGGTCGAACCGGTACTGGTCCTGTGCGGTGAGGAAATAGACGATCTCGTGCTTGCTGCGGAACCGGTCGGTGACGGGTTCGGGCATGCAGCTCGTCTTGTGCCAGACGATCTTGTTGCGCAGGATCCAGCCGTCGCCCCACAGCGCCAGGCAGACCCGCTCCGGGATGAGTTGCAGGCTTTTCAGCTGTCCCGGAGCCGACCGGGCCGCGGGGCCCACGCCGGCACGGCTGCGGCACTCGATTGCGGAGCCGTAGGAGTCGCCCAAGTTCAGCCACAGCGTGCCGTCCTCGGCGAGGACACGCCGTGCTTCGGTGAACACCGCCCGAAGGGTGTCGATGTACTCCTCGGGCGTGGGCTCCAGCCCGTACTGGCCGGGCGTGCCGTAGTTCCGCAGCCCGTAGTACGGCGGGCTCGTGACGATGCAGTCCACCGACCGGTCCGCCAGGGTACGGAGCACCGCAAGGGCGTCACCGAGGAGGAGAGTTACCTGCTCGTCCTGGTAGTAGGGATCCATCACGCCACCTCCAGGCGGGTCTGGATGCCGATCGCCGCGGCTGTCCGGGGTGTCTTCGCTGCCTCGCCGGTGAGGAGGGCAGGACTGCACTGCGGCGACCGCCCGGACCGGCAGATCTGGATGACCGACTCGATCTGTGTCTGGTTCTTCCGCTCGAAGTCGTGTGCGCGTTCCTCGTCCGTGGTGCGGGAGTCCATGAGGAGCGGCGCCGACCGGTGGTCGCGGAGCGTGGCGGACAGGCCGACGGGCCATTCGCTGGGGCTCTGCGGGTTGTAGTGGTTGCGGTGCCAGTGCCGGGCGAGGGCGGTGTGGGCGGGGCAGAGGTCCGTCGGGACGGGCTTGTCCATCACGCCACCTCCTGCGGCACGTCGAGGAGGGGCAGCGTCTGCGTGGTCTCGTTGCTGGTGTCGCGGTACGGCACGGGCGAGACGTAGGGCAGGACCACGTCGGGCGAGTACGGCCGGACGAGTTCGCACGGCACTTCGGTGATCCGGGGCCGGGCCTGGATGACGGCCTGGCGGAGGCGCTCCTGCTCGGCGCCGGCGCGGATCACCTTGCTCTGGAGCCGCCGGACTTCGGCGACCGCCGCGTCCCGCTCCCGCTCGGCCTGGGCGATGCGCATTTCGTCGCGCAGGGAGTTCATCAGGGCTTTGTGGACGGCACAGTTCAGGTCCGAGGTCTCGCCGATGAGCATCCGGTTGTCGGCGAGCAGCTTGGCGATCTGGTCCTTCAGCTGGGTCGGGGTCTGGCCGGCGTGCCGGGCGCGGCTGATCGTGGCCTGCCACGGGAGGGTGAGCGTCATGACTGGTCCCCCTGGCGCTGGTGCGGGATGGCGGTACGGGCGGCTTCGCGGCGGGCGCGGCGCTGGTCGCTGAGGTGTTGACCCCAGACCACGAGGCCGAGGGCGACCGCGCCGATCGCGGCGGCGATGAAGTTGGCGGCCATCACGCCCCCTCGTGGCGGGTGAGGATCTCGGCGAGTCCGGCGTCGACGTCGAGCACGTCGTTGAGCTGGCGGACCATGGTGTCGTTGGCGGTGCGCATCATGGCGTCGATGTCGTCGTCGTCCAGGTCGGCATCGACGGCCTCGGCGATCTCGGCGCAGTCGGCGCACTGGCCGAGGGCAACCAGCTCGCGGAGCTTGCAGTTCTCGGCGTCGAGACGCTTGGCCTGCTGCTCGCCGATCCGAACCTTCTGCCGAGCCTCGGTCAACTCGCCCTGAACGGAGGCGAGGTCGGCTCCCAGGCGCTCGCGGATCATGCGTTCGTGCAGCGGGAGGACTGCTGCGACCCAGTGCTTGACCGA
Encoded here:
- a CDS encoding ATP-binding protein — protein: MNQLPPPVRAGRQNPAAGGDNGFAFRPATKAGRKARLSIQGVSGSGKTWTGLGIAHGLSEGKPFAVIDTEKGAASLYAGIGGIQFDSCPMDTYNPRDLIRVLDAAAQAGYPTVFVDSLSHFWTGAEGTLDQVDKASSKYGGNKFAGWKDGTPLQNDMVAAILAYPGHVVASMRSYTEWVLEPGKSPRRVGTRPEQRKGIEYEFDIAVSMDLDNRLEVLKSRCPGLSRKVIERPNGARDIAAPLLAWLSAAPAPEATELRENPE
- a CDS encoding PD-(D/E)XK nuclease-like domain-containing protein, with the translated sequence MTAATETAEIIPGLYDIPADLYHSDPIPGGSLSSTGARQLADCPARFKWNLDNPQPPKKAFDVGTAAHKLVLGDGPELVLVDYDRWDSKAAKTEIAEVRAAGAVPLKRAELDGVKAMAEALRQHPEAAALLEPGSGVAEQSMFWEADGIWRRARPDWLRANEIVDYKTTTSVDPEEISKTVHKWAYHQQADWYRTGAWELELVGPEARFVFIFQEKQPPYLVTVAELDVTAMDIGRRLNEKALYHYAHGRATGHWPGYFPTTALIPLPAWVERQYNS
- a CDS encoding DNA-methyltransferase — encoded protein: MDPYYQDEQVTLLLGDALAVLRTLADRSVDCIVTSPPYYGLRNYGTPGQYGLEPTPEEYIDTLRAVFTEARRVLAEDGTLWLNLGDSYGSAIECRSRAGVGPAARSAPGQLKSLQLIPERVCLALWGDGWILRNKIVWHKTSCMPEPVTDRFRSKHEIVYFLTAQDQYRFDLDAVREAPQSRPGATWQERKAAGASGRHGASGDRAGETIPSLAAHPNGANPGDVWAIAPARLREAHFAVMPLELATRCIKAGCKTGGTVLDPFSGAGTTGVAAVGLGRKYIGIDLNSDYHDLAKPRFAQGVLQFGAA